The Chryseobacterium indologenes genomic sequence GCTTTTGTTTTAAGGTCTTCCCACAAATCATCTACCCGGTCTACATTAAAATAAAACGAGCCTGTAAACCCACTCTCCCGGAAATCTTCTTCTTTATCAGGTTGTGATACCATAATATACACGTCATCTTTACGAAGTGAAGCCCATTGCCACTCATCATTTCTGGCTAACAACTCAAAGCCGAGAACAAGCATGTAAAAACTTATGGTTTCATCAAGATTTTTTGTCCAAAGTAATGGACGAAGTCCTGTAAATTTCATGATTGCTGCAATTCAAAAGTTTTCCGCCGGATTTTCATATTCAATGAAACCCATGTTTCCTGGCCAATCTTCGCTTCACTCTTAACGTTGGGATCGAAAGTGAAACCTACCTTTTTATAGCATTCAATAGCACCGGTATTCCAGTCGTATACGTTAAGCTCTGCTGTCTCTTTATCAAAATGAAAGAAGCCATAGTTCAGAAGTTCCTGCATTATTTTCTTTCCATACCCTTTTCCTCTGTTGTTTTCATCCCAGATCAGAATTCTTCCCAGCAGGAATGTTTCTTCTTTTAAAAACATCTGGGCATGACCAATGGTATTACCGTTTGTTTTATCGATGATTTTAAACAATCTTCTCTTTTCATTCAGTAAATCAGCTTCCAATTGATGATCAGTTAGAGGAAAATGGTATGCCGGCCCTGCAAACTGAAGCAGCATCCTTTCATCTTTGATCTTTGAAATCAATGTCTGAGCATCTTCTATCCTAAAAGGTTGTAGCTCTATCATATTTTATTTTTCTAAATATCCTTTTAAATTTTTCCCCAAAATGGTGTTCCACCCTTCAGTAAAGCTTTCTCTTGAAAAATTATCTCCCAATCCTTTAAAATTTTCAATTCCTTCATGAGTCAGCCTGACTAAAGTTTCATCCTTTTCAGGAATAAGCTCCCAGGTCACTGTCGTTTTCACGCTTGAATAATCCGGATAAGACCAGGTATGTTTTAATTTTTGGTTGGGAAGTATGTCCAGAATTTCACCCTGGTGATGGTATTTATTTTCTCCTCCGGGTTCAAAAAAATTAAATATTTGTCCAGCTTCAGCTACAAAATCCGGAATATCAAAATACCAGAATTTCATCTCATTTTTATCGGTAAGAGCTTTCCAGACCTTGTCAACGGGAGCCTCTATTTCATATTGTACGATGATCGGTGTATTCATACTTTAAAGTTTTTAACAGAACGTAGGATTATTTAAATACAAAAATCACAAAAGAAGCTGCTAACAAAGTATTTACCATTAACATTCTTACTGTTTAAAGAACACTTACGTTTGAAAATATTCAATTCTTACTTTGTGATCTTATGCAAGTTAACCTTAATTTCAGACTTAGCCTACATCCTTTTGTGACTTTTATGTTGTATAACGTTTCAGCTATTATCCGTGAGAGAATCCGGTAATCTTCGCTTCGTCAAAATCCAGCTGCATCTCGATAGCCCTCATCACATGATCATCAAATATTTTCTCCCTTTTCATTCTATGCAGCTCGTTTCTCTGAGCCTGGATAATCTGTCTTTGAACATCCTTGTTCTCATTGATAGCAGTTACATAATCTCCGGTGGATGCCATACACTGGGCCTTATCTGCCATCAGCATCATTTCGTTTTCCAGCTTATGTTTTTGATGACGTACCAGACTGTTTCTTTCAGTGAGTTCAGAAAAATCATGATCAAGTTTATGTAAGGCCGTTTCTTTCAGTTTACGCATCAGGATCACTTCCTGTTTTTCTTCCGGCAGCTCACTTCCTGCGTCTTTTATTTTTAACAATTTGAGGATCGGACTTAATAATAATCCCTGACCGACCAGTGTAATCAATATGATAACAAAAGTTACGAATAAAATAATATTTCGGTGCGGAAAAGCCTCCCCATTAGGCAAAAATGCGGGAATTGACAATGCTGCGGCCAAAGAGACCACCCCCGCATTGCAGCAAAACTAATGACAAAAGGCTCGCGCCAATCGGGCTTAGGAACTTTTAACCTCAGTTCTTTTGAACAAATTCTCGGAAAGTACATCAATGCATAGCTGTATAGTATCCTGGTTCCGATAATAGCTCCTCCAATGACAACACTATAAAAAATACCTTCTGAAATGGTATAATCTTTCATCGCTTCAACGACCACCGGAAGTTCAAGACCGATCAGGATAAAAATGATCGTGTTCATGAGGAAAATCAATACACTCCATACATTTCCGGACTGAATTCTTGAAGTATGGCTCAGATAACAATGTGAGTTGTAAGACATCAGCAATCCGCCTGCTACGACCGCCAATACTCCTGAAAAGTGAAAATGCTCCGCTCCCACATACATAATGTAGGGAACGATCAGGGTAATCACCGTATCTATATTTGAATTGGAAGGTATGATTTTTAATAATGCACCAAAAAGGAAGCCTACAGCAGCGCCCACAGCGACTCCTCCCACAGCCATCATAAAGAAATCCTGTATAGCATCTCTCCAGATAAACTGCCCTGAAATCACTGCTGCCAAAGCAAACTTAAATACAATTAAACTGGAAGCATCATTAATAAGACTTTCTCCTTCTAAAATGCTGGTAATCTTTTTGGGAATTTTCATATGCTTCAATACGGAGGTCGCAGCTACGGCATCGGGAGGAGAATTCACTCCACCTAAAAGAAATCCCATGGCTACGGTAAGCCCCGGAATAATGGAAGATGAAAGGTAGGCAACGACTATTGAAGTGAGAAATACTAACCCAAAGGCCATAGAAAAAATCTGTTTTCGCCATTTATGAAAGTCCTGCCAGGAAGTAAACCAGGCGGCTTCAAATAAAATAGGAGGTAAAAAAATAAGAAAAACAAGGTCCGGTTCTATTTCTATAGTAGGTATTCCCGGAACAAAGCTTATCAAAAGGCCTGCAATCACAAGAAAAATCGGGTAAGCAACCCGTAATTTCTGTCCGATCATCACTAATATCATCACAGACAGAAGTACTGCAATGGATATTATAACATAGCTGTGAATCATTTTTTATTAATTTTTTTAAGTAATATTTTTAAATACAATTCCCGCAGATGACCGGCATCAAATTTGAATCTACGGGACTGGGGTTAAAGAACGATATTATTCTTAGGTGCAATAGCCGGTGGAAGATCTGATTCATCCAGCATATCCCGCATATCAATTTCGATGGTACGACTAATCTGTGTGATGGGAACATCATTGGGACTTCCTTCAAAAGGGTTTACAGAAGCCTCTCCTACACTGTCTAACGTATGAAAACACCAGGTTACCAATAAAGAAAACGGAATATTAAACCACACCGTCCAGCCTTCAAGGGCCGTTCCGTCGCCTAGTTTATCGAGCTCTTTTATTAATCCGAACGGTACGAAAAGAATAAACAGCAACAAAAGATATGTCGTAATTGAAGAAAAGTTCCTTGGATAAGGAAAATTTTTGATTCTTTCGGCTTTTCCCTGATCATCCGTGAATTTTACCAGTTGCTGGTTAATTTGTGTCCACTGAAAGTCGTTGATTTCCCCCTTTTTATAAGCTTCAGACAATTCTTTGCTTTGGCATGCCATAAGCTGTGTTGCCCTGTTTTTTTTGCTTATAATATATTGAAGCTCATCTTCCGGCAGATATTTTTTCAATTCGTCTTCTAGCTTGGTAAGCCTTTCCGGAATCTCGTACTTTTTTGAATATTCGTCGAATTGTGCCGTTCCCATATTTTCCCAGGCTCTCGGTTCTCTGAGCTGAAAGCGAAGTGCGGTAAGCCATGCGTAGTGACGCAGAAACATCTCTTTTACTTTCACCGGATTGGTACCCACCAAGGCATCCCTGAGAATATATCCAAAGCTGCGGCTGTCATTGATAATAGAACCGTAAATCTGCCTTGCTTCCCAAAGCCTGCTGTAACTGGCATTATTCTTAAATCCGACAATGAAAGCCACAGCTGTCCCCAGAATAGCAATCGGCTGCCAGGGGATAGATAAAAATTTCCATCCTAGGCAGTACAATATCGTAGGAATTGCCGAAAATACTGTTAAAACGTAAATACTTCGCCTGGTCCATTTCATGAACTCACGCGCCCCAAATCTTTTCCTGAATGCATATGTGTCTGTTTTTTATTTTTTTGTTATGATTAGTCTCTCATGATACAAAATAACGGTTTTCAATCTCATCAGGGCATTCAGCAGAAACGGTCATTTTAGTTTTTGGTAAATGGGATATTGTTATAGAAGCCAATCTGAATCTGTCCCCTGTTTTTATTTTCCTGTAGTTGATTCATATATCCGGCTTCAATCCTCATATTTTTATTGATAACATAGCCTAAAGCTCCGTAGACCCTGTTTCTGTCGAAAACCGGGCTGTTGAAATGCAGAAAAATCTCATTATATACTGAAGCATACAGGGTTTTAGGCAGCATTTCTTTTTGGGTAATAGGAATAGTCAGTCCCAACATATAACGGAATCTCATTCTAAAATCGTCTTCGAGAAAACGTTCTTCCAACCGGTAGCGATGCTGAAGATTAAAACGTCCGAATTTCTGTTTGGTAATAAACTGCTGGAAAATCCTGTGCTCAACATTTTCTTTTTTCTCCCCGTTCACATAAGGCTGACTCAATATAAAACCATATCCCAATAAAACATTGTTATTATTTTCTGTCAGGTCATATCCTATCCCGGTACGAATTAACAGCTGCTCCAGATCTCCGACTGCATCAAAATTCCTGTACTGGATTTCGTTATGCCAGTTGAGCTTTTTACTGATCTTATTATTTCCAAAATACATATACCAGGCACCCAGATCACTCTTTTGTGCCCAAGCGGATATTGATCCTAAGCTTACGAGTGTAAAAGCCAACTTCGTGAAAATCTTTCTCATGTTCATTTATTACTATTATCTATCGTTTTAAACAAAATTAATATTTTAAATCAATAATAACAAACAATATTTTGTCATGCAACTATCGTAAACGGGAAATTAACTTGTTTCAAATCTGATACTTTTATAAAATCCAGAGAAATATCTTAGATTTCTAAATTCCTTTATGTTTTGGTAAACTGCTTTTTCGTTTTTTTTAAACGCTGTTATTTCTAGGATAAATTTTATCTTTTATTTCTTTATAAATAATTGCTTAAGGCATGTATTTTAAAGTCTGAATTGTCCAAATCAATTAACAAAAAAAACCAACAGGATAACTGCGGGTTTTTATATCAATTTTATTTCAGATAGAACACGATTAGGGATGTTGTTGCATTTTCGCAGGATCATCATAATTTATCATCCAGTTGATCCCGAATTTATCAGAAAACATTCCGAAATAGGCACCCCAGAAAGTATCTGCCATTGGCATGGTAACCTGTCCTCCTTCAGAAAGGCCACGGAACAGTTTATCTGCTTCTTCTTTTGAATCTGCATTCACGGAGATCGAAAAGTTATTTCCGGCTTTAAACTGAGAGGCCCATTCTCCTCCGGTATCGCTTCCCATCAATATAGTTTCTTTGGAAATCGGAAGGGCCACATGCATGATTTTATCTTTATCTTCTTCAGGTGTTTCTTTACCTTCTGCGGGAGGCATTTCTCCAAAAGTTCCGATATAAGGGTACTCGCCACCGAAAACTGATTTATAGAAGTCGAACGCTTCCCTGTAGTTTCCGTTAAATATTAAATAAACGTTTACTGATGCCATGATTGTTTTTATTTAGTTAAAGTTTTAATAAGCTCTTCAGTTCTTTACTATCGATGTTGATCAATTAAGATCATATTACCATCAGGATCCTTCAGATAGATATGTTCAGGACCTGAAGTTGTTTCATCAGCTTCTTTTTCAATCTCAACACCCCCATCTTTTAAGCGCTTCTGAATCTCACGTACATCTTCAAACGATTCAAGGTTCTGGGCATTTTCGTCCCATCCGGGATTAAAGGTCAGCATATTACCATCAAACATAGCCTGGAACAGACCTATCACGGTACTGCCATTTTTCATGATCAGATAATTGTGTTCCATATTTCCTCCCATGGCTGAAAAACCAAGTTTTTCATAGAAATCTTTAGATTTTTGAAGGTCTTTCACACTTAAGCTTAATGAGAATACTCCTAGTTTCATATATTGATGTTAAGGTTAAGGTTTTATTGGTTTTTCAGATTTGTTTTAAAATCCATAGTGCCATCATAACTTTTCCAGTCTCCTGTAAATTCGATGTACTGGCCTTCTATTTTTTCGGTTTTCCTGTTCCATTTGAAATTATAGACGAATTTCCCTTTAAAAAGTCCGGAGTGCTTGCCTTTATTTTCCTCTGCCAGCTCATATTCCCCGAATATTGTCCCCTGTCTTTTGGAATCTTTATATTTTGAAATGGTCAGTTTTCCTTCAAATTTTGCATAATTGGTATCCACAAGAGAATATCCTGAAACAAAATACTCCTGATCGTTCTTTTTGTTCTGTTCTGAAGTATTGATTTTAAGTTTCAGTTCCTGTTCGTTTTTTCCGATAGTTCCTGTATAAGGTTTACTGCCGTTAAGCCAGACACTTGAGATATCCGGCATTTGGTTTTGTCCAAAAACAAAATTAGCCGCAAAGAGGAATAGTAATAAAAGTTTTTTCATAGGTGTTGTTTTTAAACGCCAAATTGTGACAAATGGTGGTTCAGGTGTTTTGCGAACATATTATTCCATTCCTGAGCATTTAATTTTCCAAAAGAAAACGATTCTTTCCCATCAAAAGCTTCTGCTCCCAACTGCTGAGTTTTTTGGATAAAACCAATAAGCCTGGTTTTTTCTTCATGAAAATTTTTTCTACCGGTTATCAAAAACTGCGGAGCGGTAGGGGAATCTCTGGGATAAGCCTTCTCACCCACTACTTTAGGTTTTACAAAAGTTTTCAGAATAAATTTAGCAATCGCGCCCGGTTTCTTGTGCTTTTCCGGCTCATACACCATCTCATAAGTTATGCTGCAATGCGCCAGCATCTGATCAACGGTCATTTTCCCCCACAATCCGTGAGTATCTTCCACTAATTTATTGATTCTATCGATGTAATTCTGAGCATCTTTTGCGTCAAATACATTTTCCATATTATTTCTATTTTACCAGAAACAAATATATCAGTTTTTTCTTTTGATTTGATCAATGATTGAATATTTCGTTGCAAGCCGATGCGATAACTTACCGTTACGAATTGTAATCGGGACGGGAGGATTTTGTTGTGGTATTCGGGATGCCAGATCCGGATTCTATTGTTTAAAACTATCGAATATGATTATTCAAGCTCTTTAGGGGAACTCTGCTCTGCAATCTCCCGGGGAACAGCTTTTTTAAAGATGAACCACAGTTTGATCTTTAAGGCGATCCATCCTAAAACAGCATAGATGATCAATAGAATACTTAAATGTTTCAGGTAAGGAAAAGTAAGTTCTACAGAACCTTTTTGAATTAATAAAATTTTAAAGGCCTGCAAGAAGGGAGTCAAAGGAATAATATTAGCAATAAACTGTACAAATGCAGGCATTGCACTTAAAGGCCATGTAAAACCACTGATGATAAAGGCCGGCGAAGCAATCACCATCAGGATCTGCGTCGCCTTTAAGGCATCCGGGATCAGTATACTGATGAATACTCCGAGGAATGAAACAGAGCCTACAAAAACGGCGGTCAGCAATATGAAATTGAGTATTCCTTCCGGCATCGGAACCCTGAAAATCATATGCATAAAGTAGTAAATACTTACAATCAAAATCGAGAATACCCAGATAGGAATGACTTTAATCAACATGGTCGGGAAAGCCCACCTCTTCATTTTAAGGTATTCTTTCACAAATGATCCTCTTTCAAATTCTGCAGCAAAACTCACGGCCATAGCCAGTAAGATTACCTGTTGCAGAACGACTGCCAGCATGGCCGGCCACATAAAGATCAGATAGTTTCCGGTAGTATTAAATAGGGTTATATAATTAGCCTTGAAAGGTTCGTATTGTGTTGCCGCTTTTACTGCCGGCATTCCAGCCTTTTGTAAAGCCTTGATGGAAGCTCCGGCGGAAAAAGTTCCGATGGTAAGCTGAAGGGCTTTCGAAGCAAAATTAGCCGTCAAGACATTTCCTGTATTGATGTAGACATTCAGTTCAGGATATTTTTTCTGAAGCATATCTCCTTCGAAACGGGAAGGAATAATAACAACAGCAGCAGCTTCATGCCTGATCACCTCATCTTTAATACTCAAAGGCTCCTGCAGGTATTTAATAATTTTAATGCTTTTATTATCATCCAGCATTTCTGTCAATTGATTGGACAAGGGCGTATTATCCCGATCCACAACCAGTACAGGTGTATTTTCAACTTTTCCGCTTTTGTAAACGAACCCAAGCAAGGTTGCATAGAAAATAGGGGCCACAAAGAACACAGTCCTTAGGGTAGAATTGCCGATAAAAAGCTTGAATTCGCGGGCCAGAAGGCGGAAAAATTCTTTCATCTGTTTGTTTTATTTCAGGATAACATTAGCATTGACTAAAATACTTTTAGCCTTATTCATATCTTTAGGTTTCACTTTGATCTCGTAGATCGCGTCCTGCAGCTGGTAGTCTGGATATGCAGTGGTAATATCAGCATATTTTGTCAGCTGCTTGATGTAGACAATATTTCCTGTCAGTTCTTCTTTATTGTAAACAATCTGCATGCTGACTTCCTGTCCTTTTTTATATTTTGAAATTGCACTTTCAGGAATGGTAAATCTGAAGTAGGTACTTTCAGGGATATATCCGTTGAATAACGCAAAACCTGCTGTTGCGAGTTCTCCTGTATTTAGACTGATGGTTTCAATTTCCATGTCATTGGTAGCAATGATATATCTTTCAGAATAGGCTACATTAGCTTCCTGTAAGGCCCCTTTAGCCTGTGAAGCCTGCCCTGCTGCCATTTCCACTTTTTCGAAACGGGTTCCTCTTTTTACATCATCCAATTCTGCTACTACGGCATCATACTGCGCTTTTGCCCCCTGAAGTTTTGCGTATACCTCATCATGTGCCTGTGGAGACATCAGACTGTCGCGAAACATATTGTTGGCTCTGCGATAAGATTTCTGGGCAAATTCATACTGCTCTTTCAATCCTTTATATTTGGCATTAAGTTGTCTCAACTGATCTGCCGTGGCTCCGTTTTTAGCCATTTGCTCCTGCGCAGTCGCCGCATTTACAGCTCCCTGAGCCTGTGCTATTTTTGCAGAAACTTCCGGAACGTCGAGCTGTGCAAGAGTATCTCCTTTTTTTACGGTCTGCCCTTCCGAGACATATATTTTCAGAATTCTCCCGGTCACTTTCGGAGCAAAAGAGATCACGTCTTTTTTGGTTTTTCCTTCAGTCTCCCTGAGTTTTTCATTTTTCTGACCGCAGCTTCCCAGCATAAAGAGAGCGGCAAAGATTAAAGATATATTTTTATGCATCATTTCAATTTTTAAGGGATTAAATAAAATTTGGTGATATCCAGCTCCTGGGTAGATCTCATCAGTTCTATTCCCGCTCTTCTCTGGTTAAAAATCGCATTCTGGTATTCGAGTTCAGCTGCTTCCAGATCATTTTCTGCGTCGATCAACTGTGAAGATTTGCTCATTCCGTATCTGAATTCCTTTTCAGCTTGTACGAGCGCATTTTTTGCCAGTTCTTTTTCTTTAGCTTTCAAGGTAATCTGGGCAGTTGCGATATCATAATTCGTCTGATTGTTGGCAAGATTCAGCGTTAATTTTTTCAAAGCAT encodes the following:
- a CDS encoding VOC family protein, whose product is MKLGVFSLSLSVKDLQKSKDFYEKLGFSAMGGNMEHNYLIMKNGSTVIGLFQAMFDGNMLTFNPGWDENAQNLESFEDVREIQKRLKDGGVEIEKEADETTSGPEHIYLKDPDGNMILIDQHR
- a CDS encoding GNAT family N-acetyltransferase, translating into MIELQPFRIEDAQTLISKIKDERMLLQFAGPAYHFPLTDHQLEADLLNEKRRLFKIIDKTNGNTIGHAQMFLKEETFLLGRILIWDENNRGKGYGKKIMQELLNYGFFHFDKETAELNVYDWNTGAIECYKKVGFTFDPNVKSEAKIGQETWVSLNMKIRRKTFELQQS
- a CDS encoding VOC family protein, giving the protein MASVNVYLIFNGNYREAFDFYKSVFGGEYPYIGTFGEMPPAEGKETPEEDKDKIMHVALPISKETILMGSDTGGEWASQFKAGNNFSISVNADSKEEADKLFRGLSEGGQVTMPMADTFWGAYFGMFSDKFGINWMINYDDPAKMQQHP
- a CDS encoding DUF1569 domain-containing protein — encoded protein: MENVFDAKDAQNYIDRINKLVEDTHGLWGKMTVDQMLAHCSITYEMVYEPEKHKKPGAIAKFILKTFVKPKVVGEKAYPRDSPTAPQFLITGRKNFHEEKTRLIGFIQKTQQLGAEAFDGKESFSFGKLNAQEWNNMFAKHLNHHLSQFGV
- a CDS encoding VOC family protein, which encodes MKFTGLRPLLWTKNLDETISFYMLVLGFELLARNDEWQWASLRKDDVYIMVSQPDKEEDFRESGFTGSFYFNVDRVDDLWEDLKTKARICYEIETFEWKMREFAIYDNNGYILQFGQPVDNVGNTE
- a CDS encoding biotin/lipoyl-binding protein is translated as MHKNISLIFAALFMLGSCGQKNEKLRETEGKTKKDVISFAPKVTGRILKIYVSEGQTVKKGDTLAQLDVPEVSAKIAQAQGAVNAATAQEQMAKNGATADQLRQLNAKYKGLKEQYEFAQKSYRRANNMFRDSLMSPQAHDEVYAKLQGAKAQYDAVVAELDDVKRGTRFEKVEMAAGQASQAKGALQEANVAYSERYIIATNDMEIETISLNTGELATAGFALFNGYIPESTYFRFTIPESAISKYKKGQEVSMQIVYNKEELTGNIVYIKQLTKYADITTAYPDYQLQDAIYEIKVKPKDMNKAKSILVNANVILK
- a CDS encoding multidrug transporter; this translates as MKWTRRSIYVLTVFSAIPTILYCLGWKFLSIPWQPIAILGTAVAFIVGFKNNASYSRLWEARQIYGSIINDSRSFGYILRDALVGTNPVKVKEMFLRHYAWLTALRFQLREPRAWENMGTAQFDEYSKKYEIPERLTKLEDELKKYLPEDELQYIISKKNRATQLMACQSKELSEAYKKGEINDFQWTQINQQLVKFTDDQGKAERIKNFPYPRNFSSITTYLLLLFILFVPFGLIKELDKLGDGTALEGWTVWFNIPFSLLVTWCFHTLDSVGEASVNPFEGSPNDVPITQISRTIEIDMRDMLDESDLPPAIAPKNNIVL
- a CDS encoding DUF2490 domain-containing protein, which encodes MRKIFTKLAFTLVSLGSISAWAQKSDLGAWYMYFGNNKISKKLNWHNEIQYRNFDAVGDLEQLLIRTGIGYDLTENNNNVLLGYGFILSQPYVNGEKKENVEHRIFQQFITKQKFGRFNLQHRYRLEERFLEDDFRMRFRYMLGLTIPITQKEMLPKTLYASVYNEIFLHFNSPVFDRNRVYGALGYVINKNMRIEAGYMNQLQENKNRGQIQIGFYNNIPFTKN
- a CDS encoding SRPBCC domain-containing protein — its product is MNTPIIVQYEIEAPVDKVWKALTDKNEMKFWYFDIPDFVAEAGQIFNFFEPGGENKYHHQGEILDILPNQKLKHTWSYPDYSSVKTTVTWELIPEKDETLVRLTHEGIENFKGLGDNFSRESFTEGWNTILGKNLKGYLEK
- a CDS encoding ABC transporter permease, which produces MKEFFRLLAREFKLFIGNSTLRTVFFVAPIFYATLLGFVYKSGKVENTPVLVVDRDNTPLSNQLTEMLDDNKSIKIIKYLQEPLSIKDEVIRHEAAAVVIIPSRFEGDMLQKKYPELNVYINTGNVLTANFASKALQLTIGTFSAGASIKALQKAGMPAVKAATQYEPFKANYITLFNTTGNYLIFMWPAMLAVVLQQVILLAMAVSFAAEFERGSFVKEYLKMKRWAFPTMLIKVIPIWVFSILIVSIYYFMHMIFRVPMPEGILNFILLTAVFVGSVSFLGVFISILIPDALKATQILMVIASPAFIISGFTWPLSAMPAFVQFIANIIPLTPFLQAFKILLIQKGSVELTFPYLKHLSILLIIYAVLGWIALKIKLWFIFKKAVPREIAEQSSPKELE